The following proteins come from a genomic window of Caloenas nicobarica isolate bCalNic1 chromosome 6, bCalNic1.hap1, whole genome shotgun sequence:
- the GBX2 gene encoding homeobox protein GBX-2 — translation MSAAFQPSLMMMQRPLGSSTAFSIDSLIGSPPPPAPGHFVYTGYPMFMPYRPVVLPPPPPPPPALPQGALQPALPPAHPHHHQLPSLPTGFCSSLAQGMALTSTLMATLPGTFPASPQHQEAARKFAPPGNFDKAEGMPPDGGGDDGKAFLGKDGALLPFPAADTVQASLAGALRGQGKEDPKAEEDAKGKEESFSMDSDLDYSSDDNIPGQAAHKEEDSGNALEENPQNPPNSTNTTSTGKNRRRRTAFTSEQLLELEKEFHCKKYLSLTERSQIAHALKLSEVQVKIWFQNRRAKWKRVKAGNANSKTGEPSRNPKIVVPIPVHVSRFAIRSQHQQLEQARP, via the exons ATGAGCGCGGCTTTCCAGCCCTCGCTGATGATGATGCAGCGCCCGCTGGGAAGCAGCACGGCCTTCAGCATCGACTCGCTCATCGgcagccccccgccgcccgcccccggccACTTCGTCTACACCGGCTACCCCATGTTCATGCCCTACCGACCCGTGGTGCtaccgccgccccccccgccgcccccggcgctgccgcagGGCGCCCTGCAACCGGCGCTGCCCCCCGCGcatccccaccaccaccagctccccagcctgcccacgggtttctgctccagcctggctcAGGGCATGGCCCTCACCTCCACCCTCATGGCCACGCTGCCCGGCACCTTCCCCGCTTCCCCCCAGCACCAAGAGGCCGCCAGGAAGTTCGCACCCCCGGGTAACTTCGATAAAGCAGAGGGGATGCCCCCCGACGGCGGCGGCGACGACGGCAAAGCCTTCCTGGGGAAGGATGGagccctcctgcccttccccgcCGCCGACACCGTCCAGGCCTCCCTCG CTGGGGCTCTCCGGGGCCAGGGGAAGGAGGACCCCAAAGCAGAAGAggatgcaaaaggcaaggaggAAAGTTTCTCCATGGACAGCGATCTAGACTATAGCTCGGACGACAACATCCCCGGCCAGGCAGCTCACAAGGAAGAGGACTCTGGCAACGCGCTGGaggaaaacccccaaaacccccccaattCCACCAACACCACGTCCACAGGCAAAAACCGGCGGAGGCGAACAGCCTTCACCAgcgagcagctgctggagctggaaaagGAGTTTCACTGCAAAAAGTACCTGTCCCTGACAGAGAGGTCCCAGATCGCTCACGCCCTCAAACTCAGCGAGGTGCAGGTGAAAATCTGGTTCCAGAACAGACGGGCTAAATGGAAACGGGTCAAGGCGGGCAACGCCAACTCCAAGACAGGGGAGCCCTCCCGAAACCCTAAGATCGTGGTGCCCATCCCGGTGCATGTCAGCAGGTTTGCGATCAGGAGTCAGCatcagcagctggagcaagcCCGACCCTGA